In Rhizobium sp. BG4, the genomic stretch CCGCTGCATCCATCTCGGCATCGCTGGCGAGCGCGACCGTTGCCTGAACTTCGCCGGTTGCCGGGTTATAGACGTTGCTCGTGCGGCCGCTGGTGCCTGCGACCTGCTTGCCGCCGATGAAATGTCCGATCTGACGCATGAGAAGTGCTCCTCCTATTTTTTGGATGGCGAACAATCGCACTTCAATTTGCACAAATCAATGAGCTAAGATAAGCAACCGTTGTGCATAAATTATAGCGCGATGCGAAATACGGCCGAAGCGCCCGATGATCGGGCAAGCGGGCAAACTCAAGATAAGGCGATCCATCGATGAGTGAAGACCGTGTCGTCAGAATGGCGGAAATCGAGATCGATATCAGGCATCTCGACGCCTACCGCGCGCTGCTTGCCGAGGAGATTTCGGCATCGGTCGCCTTCGAAGACGGCGTGCTGTCACTCAGTGCGGTCGCCGTCGTCGGTTCTCCGGAGAAGATCCGCATTCTGGAGGTCTATGCCAACCGGGAGGCCTATGAAGCGCATCTGCAGACGCCGCACTTCCTGAAATACAAGACCGGCACGGCCGGCATGGTCACATCGCTGACGCTTCTCGATGTCGAACCGATCATCATGTGCAGCAAGCCATGAACTGGGACGACGTTCGCATCTTCCTCGCCGTTGCCCGCACCGGGCAGATCCTTGCCGCCTCGAAGCGGCTGGGGCTGAACCATGCGACGCTGTCGCGGCGGTTGACTTCGCTGGAGGAAGCGCTGAAGACGCGCCTCTTCGTGCGCCGGACGAATGGCTGCGAGCTGACCGCCGAGGGCGAGATCTTCCTGGCTTCGGCGGAGCGGATGGAAACGGAGATGCTGGCGGCACAGGCCAACCTCGGCCGCACCGACACGGCGATCGCTGGCACGGTGCGGATCGGCGCTCCCGATGGTTTCGGCGTCTCGTTCCTGGCGCCGCGCATGGGACGGCTGATCGAGCGCCATCCCGAACTGAAGATCCAGCTGGTGCCGGTGCCCCGCTCCTTCTCGCTGTCGCAACGCGAGGCGGATATCGCCATCACACTGGAGCGGCCGGAACAAGGGCGGCTGGTTTCCGCCAAGCTCACCGATTACACGCTCGGTCTTTACGCCTCTCAGAGCTATGCCGACGCCAACGGCCTTCCTGCCGATGCCGAAGCGCTGAAGCAGCACCGCCGCATCGGCTATGTCGAAGACCTGCTCTTTTCGCAATCGCTGAACTTCACCGGCGAAGTGATGCGCAACTGGGATGCCGCCTTCGAGATTTCATCCGCCACCGGGCAGACGGAAGCCGTGCTTTCCGGCGCCGGCATCGGCATCCTGCATGATTACATCGCGCGCCAGCACGACAAGCTGATCCGCATCCTGCCGGAAATCTCGATCCGGCGGGCCTACTGGACGACGTTCCACGAGAGTGCGCGCGAACTGGTGCGCGTGCGCACCGTTTCCGATTTCCTGCAGGAGCTCGTCGCCGCCGACCGGCACATCTTTCTATAGAAGGTGCTTGGGCGGCTCCTCGTTTTCATCGGGATTGGGGTTCGGAGCCTCATCCGGAAGCCTGTCGGGCTCCGGCTCCTTGATCGGCGGCTCCGGCTTCCAGCCGGGTCCCGGCATCGGCGGCTGATCGGGGATAGGTTCGTTCGGTACGGACATATCCTGCTCCTTCCGTCTTGTTGGATTGTTCAGTTGTCCGGCTTCAGGGCCTCGGCGGCGCGCATCGGCATGCTGTCGATGATGGCGAACAGCTCGCCATTGCTGACGGGTTCGCTGACTTTCAGCTTCACCGTGCCGTCCTTGCCGATCAGCACGGCATGGAAATCTCCGGCATCGGGTGCGTCGAGTTCGGTGCGCAGTGCCTCCGCCGCGATCGGTTCGGCGGAACCGAAGACCGGCTTGACGCTGTTGCCCGCGACTTTCAGGACGATCATGTCGCGCTCGTCGAGTGCCGGCCGGTCGGCCAGCAACTGGTTCTCCTGACGCGCGGCGCGACTGTTATCCCTGTCGGAGAAAATCACGAAGACGCGGTTCTTCCACTGGAACTGCTCGAGGCTGGCGATTGCCGCATAGGCGACATTCGTCTCGTCCACCTTGGTCGCACCGTATAGAAGCGTCTTCGACATTCCCGTTCTCCTGTCCACGGATAGAACGGCTGGAGGGAACCGGGAGTTCCATGATTACCGGGAACGAGGTCCTGAAACGAAAAAAGCCGGTCAGATCGACCGGCTCTTTTGGTTCGCCCTGAAGGCAATTACATCGGGACGAAAGCAGAAACCGGAACCTGCAAGGCAGCGGCGATGCGCTTCAGCTTTGCCGGGTCGGCATGTTCCCCATTTTCAATTTCAGTAATTTCCGCAGCCACCAGGCCACAGGTTACCGCCAGATCATCAACACTGTACCCAACAGCTTCGCGGGCCTTCTTGACCTCAGCGGCGACATTGATGGCTGAAATGGCGGTGGCTTTGGATTGATCCAGATTCTTGAGAGAAATGGACATTAAAGTCTCCTTCTAAAAGCACTCAAGTAACCCCCGGCACAAAATGGCACTCCCGCTCACATTTTGCAACGCAATATAAGAGAAAGTTTACTTGTGCCGCAGCCGGTAGATAGGCGGGCGGCGCCACAGGGCAATAGCCGGGGGATTCGTCATGCGGATCGGGCGATCACGCACCATTCACTTCGATGTTTTGAGAGGAATGGTACGGTTGGGGGTCTCGAACCTCCGACCTCAGGTGCCACAAACCTGCGCTCTAACCAACTGAGCTACAACCGCACAATGCCGCGCTCGGCGCGACGGGGGTCACATACGAGGACTTGAAAATTAATTCAAGCCCTATCTCCCCTCAATATACAAAAAGGCTGGACGAGGGGGCCAGCCTTTCTTTGATTTTCGATCAGCGGATCAGGCGACCTTGAAGGAGGCCATGACCTTTTCAGCGGCTTCCTTGGAAGGCTTTGCCAGCTTTTCGGCAACCTGCTTGGAGGTTTCCTGCATCGACTTTGCCTGCTCGACGGTCAGCTCGGCCTGCTTGCGGACGAACGCCGTCTGCAGCTCGACGAATTCGGCAATGGACTTGACGCCGAGCAGCGCTTCCATGTGCGACAGGGAGTTTTCTGCGTTGGTGCGCAGGGCGTCGATCGCCTTGAGGCCGATCTCGACAGAACCGGCCTGAGCCGTCTGAACGGTGGCTTCCAGGGTCTTGCCAGCTTCTTCGCCGGCAGACTTCATCTTGGAATAGGCATCACGGGACTGCTGTGCGCCCTTTTCAGCAAAATCGCGGAAGGATTCTGCGAACTTGGACGGATCGAATGCAGCCATTGAAAAAACGTCGTCTGTCTTTATGGTAGCCATGGATGCGAGCTCCTTGAGTCCGGGCGTTTGACGCCCTTTAGTTTGGATATAGCTTATATAGACGATCTTATTGTGCATTGCAACATAATTGTGCGACGCACAACGCATTAACCTTTCCGCCCGAAAAGGCGGCCTCAAGCTGGACCCCTTTCCGGCGCATCGTTATTAATAGACCGTTAATTTAAATGAGGCCGAAGGTAGCAAGGTTTCCCATGCCCGCTGTCCAGTACCCGTTCATCGATATTGCCGTGCATCAGCGGGTGCGGGAGCGCTTTTCGCGCGGGGAAGCCATGGTGCTGTTCTCCGCCGATCTGACCCGCCTGCTCTGGGCAAACGGCACCGGCGCCGAGCTTTTCGGCCACTCAGCCGTCTATGACCTGCTCGATCAGGGCGTCGGCAATGGCGACATCACCTTCCGCCAGCTGGAGACGACGGCGCGGCAGCTGACATCGACCGGCGACAGCCGCAATCTGATGATCCGCATCGTCAAGGGCTTTCAGCGCGTGCCCGTTCAGGCCGTGGTCGAGCGTATCGCGCTTTCGACCGGCGAGCGGGCGATCCTGTTTTCGGTTCCCGTTGCGGGCAAGGCCTTGCCGGCCAGCGCTTCGGCAGCGCAGATGATCCAGGGTCTCGACGATCCCGATACGCATATGGCGGTGATCGGCGCAGAGGGCGAAGTGATCGCCTCCTCGCCCGGCTATGCCTCGCTTGGAATCACCCAGCAGACTGCAAAGAGCCTGACGGGCCTTGCCGCCGCCCATCCGGACCGGCTGGTGAAGCGCCCTGTTGCGACCGGCAAGGGCTACCTGCCGGCCGCCGTCGGCAAGCTCAGCGACGAACCGGTCCTCAACCTGCTTTTCGCCGTCGAAACCGTGCTCGGCCACCTCGACCCGATCGATGCTGCGGTGCCGGAACCAGCCTTATCCACAGCCGCCGTTAACCATATCGAGCCACCGAAGTTCGACGAGGCGCTCAATGCGGTCGCCGGCATCGAGGATGTCGAAGAGGTTCTGGAGAGCGTCGCCGAGGCTGAGGAGCCTGTTGCCGAAGAGCCCGAAGTCGAAGAACTCGTTGCCGACGTAGAGGCGCAGGCGGATCTGGCGGAAGGCGCTGTCGAGGAAGAAGAGACGCTTCCCGAGGCTGCCGAGCTGGAGGCAACCGCCGCCGAAGACGACGGCCCCATCGCGATCGAGCCGGAACCGAATGTCGTGCTGGATGCGGAGCCTCTGGACGCCCCTGCCGAGGATGTTGCGGAAGAAGAGCCGGTAAGCGCGGTTTCGGAAGAGCCCGAACAAGAGAGCGTTCCCGAAGTTGCTCCGGTTGAAGCCGTTGCTGCAGAGCCCTCCTCCGGCTTCAAGTTCCAGCCGAACAGCCGCGCCACGCGCTTTGTCTGGAAGATCGATTCGGCTGGCTGTTTCAGCGAAGTGTCGAACGAGTTTGCCGAGGCGGTCGGCCCGAATGCGGCGAATGTCATCGGCGTTGCCTTCAGCGATATTTCCGCCCTCTTCAATCTCGACCCCGAAGGCAAGATCGCCGAGGCGCTGGAGCGCCGCGACACCTGGTCGGGCAAGACCATCCATTGGCCGATCGAAGGCACCAGCCTCGTCGTGCCCGTCGATCTCGCGGCCCTGCCAACCTATACGCGCCAGCGCGAATTCGACGGCTTCCGCGGCTTCGGCGTCGTGCGCCTGTCGGATGCGGCGGAAGATCCGCTCGCCCTTGGCCTGACGCTCGGCCCTGATGGCATCGGCCGGGATGCTGCCAGCCTTGACCAGCCGGTCGACGTGCCGGAGGAACCGATTGCCGAAGAGCCGGCGACTGTAGAAGCCGAAGCTCCCGCACCTGTCGAAATCCCGTTGCCGCGCGAAGAGCCGCCGGTGCTGCGCATGGCGGAAACGCCGAGCCGCCGCCTGACCGACAAGATCGTGCAGCTGCACAATGCCGGACCGGGGCTCAGCGCTGCCGAGCAGGCAAATTTCCGCGAGATCGCCAAGCGCCTCGAGGCTTTTGGCGTACGCGATACCGAAGATGAAGCCGGCGAACCGGTACAGCCGGAAACGCCGGCTGCTGCCAACGATGCGGCTCCGGTGGAGATCGAGACGGCTGCTCCTGCTGAGGAGATTTCAGGCACCGAAGACGTTGCGAGCTTCGAGGCTGCCAACGAAAACGATGATGTTTCTGCAGAAGCCGCAGAAGACGAGGCCGTTGCCGACGATAGCGATGACGATGCCACCGAGGGATTGCCGGAAACGTCGGTGAGCCCGCTCGACATGCTGAGCAGCGTCATCCCGCCCCGCGTGAAGATGACGGACGGGCTGTCTTCCGCCACCGTCGATCAGCTGCCGGTCGCGGTGCTGATCCATGCCGGTGACGAGCTGATGCATGCCAATCCGGAATTCATGCGCCTGACCGGCTATGCCTCGCTCGAGGCGCTCGACGAGGTCGGCGGTCTCGATGCGCTGCTACAGCGCCGGGAGCTGGAAGAAAATACCGGCCGTCCGGGCGCGATGATGCTTGTTACCGCCGATGACAGCCTGGTGCCGGTGACGGCACGGCTGCAGTCGGTTCGTTGGGAAGATGCGAGCGCGCTGATGCTGGCGCTGATGCCGGTCGAGGCAAAGGACGTGCCGCCCGCGAAGGTGGAAGAAGAGCCGCGCCAGGAAAACCGCTCCGACCGCATGGTCGAGAAGGTCGCTAAGCTGCAGGTCGAAGTCGAGGAACTGCGCTCGATCCTGGAGACGGCCACCGATGGCGTCGTGGTGATCGGCGCCGAGGGCGATATCCGCTCGATGAACCGCTCGGCAAGCGCGCTCTTCAACTACGACGAAGAGGAAACGCGCGGCAAACCCTTCGTCATGCTCTTCGCTCATGAAAGCCAGAAGGCGGTGCTCGACTATCTGAACGGCCTCTCGGGCCACGGCGTTGCCAGCGTGCTGAACGATGGGCGCGAAGTGATCGGCCGCGAAGCGTCCGGCGGTTTCGTGCCGCTGTTCATGACGATGGGCCGCCTCACCTCCTCCAGCGGCTATTGCGCCGTCATCCGCGACATTACCCAGTGGAAGCGAACGGAAGACGAGCTGCGCAGCGCCAAGGGCGCGGCCGAAACCGCCAATGCCCACAAGACCGATTTCCTGGCGCGCATCAGCCACGAAATCCGCACGCCGCTGAATGCCATCATCGGCTTCTCCGACATGATGGCGAGCGAGCGTTTCGGACCGATCGGCCACCCGCGCTATATCGAATATGCCAACGACATCGGCCGCTCCGGGCGCCATGTGCTGGATATCGTCAACGACTTGCTCGACATCTCGAAGATCGAGGCGGGCGAGATGGATCTCGATTTCGCGTCGGTCGGTCTGAACGATGCTGTCTCGGAAGCCGTTGCGCTGGTGCAGCCGCAGGCGAACGGCCAGCGGGTGATCATCCGCACGGCGCTGTCGCAATCGGTTCCGAATGTCGTTGCCGACCTGCGCTCCGTCAAACAGATCGCGCTCAACATCCTGTCGAATGCGATCCGCTTCACGCCGTCGGGCGGCCAGATCGTCGTCTCGACCTCTTATGAGAGCAATGGCAGCGTCGTGCTTCGCGTCCGCGATACCGGCATCGGCATGACGCGCAGCGAGCTCGACCAGGCGATGAAGCCGTTCCGGCAAGTCTCGGCGCAATCGCGCCACCGCGGTGACGGCACCGGTCTCGGCCTGCCGCTGACCAAGGCGATGGTCGATGCCAACCGGGCGATCTTCGCGATCAACTCGGCGCCGAACGAAGGCACGCTTGTGGAGATCACCTTCCCGTCGCAGCGGGTTCTGGCCGGCTGAAACGAAAAAAGGCAGCCTGGGGTTTAGGCTGCCTGGAGTTTGGTGCTGTTCAACAAGGGGCTCAGTCGCTCAACGTCATGTCACGGGAGCCAAGTGCTCCTAGCTGCCTATCATTCACAGCTCCAAGTGCCATCACCTTTGACGGACCTCCGTTAACGAATGGTTGCCGGAACCGGGAAGCTCTGAAGGGTGGAAGCTTGTAGTTTCGGGCGCATTTTACGCGACTTTAAACGTTTAACTCGGCCAATCCCGCAAATAGCTCAAGCGCTTCGGGATTTGCGAGCGCCTCCTTGTTCTTAACGGGACGGCCGTGAACCACCTCGCGGACGGCGAGTTCGACGATCTTTCCCGACTTGGTACGCGGGATATCTGCGACGGCGATGATCTTTGCCGGAACGTGGCGCGGCGAGGCGCCGGTGCGGATGCGGTTCTTGATCGCCTTCGAAAGATCCTCACTGAGCGTGACGCCGGGCGCCAGGCGGACGAAGAGCACAACGCGGACGTCGTCATCCCAGTCCTGGCCGATGCAGAGCGCCTCGGCGACCTCTTCCATCTGCTCCACCTGATTGTAGATCTCCGCGGTGCCAATGCGGACACCGCCCGGGTTCAGTGTCGCATCCGAGCGGCCGTGGATGACGAGGCCACCATGCTCCGTCCATTCGGCGAAATCGCCGTGGCACCAGATATTGTCGAAGCGCTCGAAATAGGCGGCGCGATACTTGGCGCCATCGGCATCGTTCCAGAAGCCGACGGGCATGGAGGGAAATGCCTTGGTGCAGACGAGCTCGCCCTTTTCCTGGCGCACCGGCTTTGCGTCATCGTTCCAGACATCGACCGCAAGGCCGAGACCGGCGCCCTGGATCTCGCCGCGCCAGACCGGCTGCAGCGGATTGCCGAGCACGAAGCAGGAGACGATATCCGTGCCGCCGGAAATCGAGGCGAGCTGGATGTCCTCTTTGATACCCTCATAGACGAAGGTGAAGCCTTCCGGCGAGAGCGGCGATCCAGTCGAGGTCATCAGACGCAGGCTCGAAAGGTCATGGCTGCTGCGCGGCGTCAGGCCGCTCTTGCGGACGGCGTCGATATATTTGGCCGAGGTGCCGAAGACCGCGAATTTTTCCGCCTCGGCATAGTCGAACAGCACATTGCCATCAGGCGCGAAGGGCGAGCCATCGAACAGGCAGAGCGTGGCGCCCGCGGCAAGGCCGCTCGCCAGCCAGTTCCACATCATCCAGCCGCAGGTGGTGAAGTAGAAAAGCTTGTCGCCCGGCTCGATGCCGCAATGCAGGCGGTGTTCCTTGAGGTGCTGCAGCAGCGTGCCGCCGGCCGAATGGACAATGCATTTCGGCACGCCTGTCGTGCCGGAGGAAAAGAGGATGTAGAGCGGGTGCGCGAAAGGCAGCTGGGCGAATTCGACCGACTTTGCCTGATAGGCCGCGATCATTGCCGCGAAGGTCTTGGCGCCCGGTGTAGCGGCGGCCACGGCATCGGCATCGCCGGCATAATGGACGATCATCGCCGGCGCCTGCAATTTTCCGGCGACGGTCGCGACCTTGGCGGAGACATCCTGCAGCTTGCCGTTATACCAATAGGCATCGCAGGCGATGAACAGCTTCGGGCCGATCTGGCCGAAGCGGTCGAGCACGCCCTGTTCGCCGAAATCAGGAGAACAGGAGGACCAGATCGCGCCGATCGAGGCCGCGGCCAGCATGCAGGCGATGGTCTCCGGCATATTCGGCATCATCGCGGCGATACGATCGCCCTCGCCGATGCCGAGCGCCCGGTAGGCCTGCTGCAGCTTCGAGACCGTTTCGTGCAGGCGGTTCCAGGACCAGCGATCCTGCACCTTGTCCTCGTTGCGGAAGATCAGCGCATCGCCCTCGCCGCTATTGCGCAGCAGGTTTTCGGCGAAGTTCAGCCGGGCATCGGGGAAAAAACGCGCCTTCAGCATGAGATCGCCATCGGCCAGCACCCGCTCGCCGCGTTCGCCGCGCACGCCGCAGAAATCCCAGAGGGTGGACCAGAAATGCTCGCGCTCGGCGATCGACCAGGCATGCAGGCCGGCATAGTCTTGAAGCGACAGGCCGAACGCCTCGTTGCAGCGCTGCATGAAGGCATGCATCGGGCTCTTCTCGATGAACTCCCGCGACGGCGTCCAGAGCGGCACTGTGTCGTTCATTCCCATTTCCTCCCGTTTATTCGCTATATAACATGCTGCACTGCATTATAAAGTGTGCATGGCGCTCTGCGATCGGCCGTCCGAATTGCATATGGCGCGTATTTCATATATCCGGCAAGATCAGCGCCTAACGGGTAAGCGACTGAAAATACTGGCAGAGCTCATGAGTACGTCAAGACAACCGAAGTGGCGTAAAAAGATGGCCCCCGTTTCCCGCTGGCTTCCGGGTATTACACGTCTCGCAACCCTGCTCTTGCTTATTTCCGCCGTGATCTTTGTCGCCCTGCGCGTTGCCGCACCTTTCGTGGTTTCGACTGGCATGGTGCGCTCCGGCATCGAGGATGCGCTGTCGCGCTGGACGGGCTACAAGGCCGAGATCAAGGGCAGCCCGGAACTCGAATTCTGGCCGACGCCGCGCATCACGCTGCACCAGATCGCCATCCGCCAGCCGCCGAATGCCGGCAACAAGCTGCTCGGCACGATCGACAGCCTCTCGGCCGATTTCAGCCTGATCGAGGCGCTGCGCGGCCATGCCAGCTTCCATGAATTCCATCTGCTGCGGCCCAACCTGTCGCTCACGCGTGATCAGCAGGGCCTGATCGACTGGACCTATGCCGGCCAGCTCGCCAAGGCGATCGACGGCGCGCACCAGGATGGCAATGCGCAGGTACTCGACCGCAAGCTTGATGCCGAAGTCGGCGCCATTACCGTCGAGGACGGGACGCTCAATGTTACCGATCTCGCGACATCCAAGACCTATCACTTCGAGGGTGTGACGGCCGATATCAACTGGCCGCGGCTTTCGAGCGGCATGTCGGCCGTGCTGATTGCGCGGACCGCCGGTCAGGACCTGAAGCTCGACTTCTCCTCGCGCAATCCGCTGCTGGTCTTCGGCGGCAAGACCACCGAGCTGAAGGCATCGCTTGCCTCGAACCTCGTCACCGCCTCTTTCTCGGGGCTCGGCAGCATCACCAACCTGACCGGTCTCTCCGGCAATATCAGCGCCACGATCGGCGACATGCCGGCCCTGCTTGCATGGTCGGGCAAGTCGATCCCGGGGATCGAGAGCCTCAAGTCGTTCTCGATCAGTAGCGACGTGCTCTCGGCCGCCAATGGCCTGCGCTTCAACAATGTGACACTCGGGCTGAACGGCGCGACGGCAACCGGCGTGATGGACATTTCCAGCGTGCGCAACAACCGGGCAAAGCTCGGCGGGACGCTCGCCTTCGACACCATGAACCTCAAGCCGTTCTTCGACGCCTTCGCACTGCGCCTTGCGGCCGGTGAAGAAACGGCAACGCCGGACGGTGGGCCGTTGCAGCGTCTCGATCTCGATCTGCGCTTCTCCGCCAAGGAGATGCAGCTTGCGCCCTTCAACCTCTCGGATGTCGGCGCCAGTGTCATTGTCTCCAGCAACGAGGCCAAGTTCGATATCGGCGACAGCCAGTTCGAGGGCGGCACGATGCTGGCGCATCTGGAAGCAACGCGCGGCGATTTCGATGGTGGCGGCAAGTTGCAGATGTCGATCCGCGGTGCGGATTTCGGTGCTCTGGTCGAACGGCTGCAGCTCAAAGGGCCCTTGCCGCTGACGACCGGCTCACTCGACCTGAACCTGAAGACGGCAAAGCCGCTTTGGACGGCTGGACTCGGCGACGTGACCGGTCAGCTCACCTTCCATGCGGGAACCGGTTCGATCGCCAATCTCGATGTCGAGGCGATCCGCAATCAGTCGGCGCAGCAGAAGTTCTTCCCGCTGAGTGCCGCGGGCGATCATTCGTTCCCGTTCACCGAGGCGCAGCTGACGGCGAATTTCTCGGCTGGTTCGGCAGAGCTTGAAGACGTCAGCATCAAGGGCGCCGTTGAGACGCTGACGCTCTCCGGCATCATCCCCTACGAATCCAACGGGCTGGCACTTTCCGGCTCACTGCAGGCTACCGACGATACGCGGGCGGCCGAACTGCCGCTCCTGCCCTTCTTCATCGGCGGCTCCTGGCCCAATCCGGTGATATCGCCGGTGCCGGTGCTGACGCAGCCGGCACCCAGCGCTCAGTAATCAGGGCGCGTTGGCGGCAGCGCGTTCATCGCGTTCACGCTGGACTTCGCGGCGCTTGGTGATCACCGATGCCGCGATGACGCCGACGGCAACGACGGCGATCAGGATGGTGCAGACCGCATTGATCTCCGGCGTCACGCCCAATCGCACCTGGCTATAGATCCTCATCGGCAGCGTCGTGGCGCCCGGTCCGGAGGTGAAGCTCGCAATAACCAGATCGTCCAGCGACAGAGTGAAGGCCAGGATCCAGCCGGAGAAGACGGCCGGTGCGATGATCGGCAGCGTCACCTCGAAGAAGGTGCGCACCGGCGGCGCGCCGAGATCCTGCGCCGCTTCCTCGATCGACTGATCGAAGCTCATCAGGCGCGACTGCACGACGACGGCGACGAAGCACATGGTCAGCGTCGTATGCGCCAGCGTGATCGTCCAGAAACCGCGGTCGAGGCCGATCGCTACGAAGAGCAGCAGCAGCGACAGGCCGGTGATGACTTCAGGCATGACGAGCGGTGCATAGACCATGCCAGAAAACAGCATGCGGCCGCGGAAGCGCGTGTGGCGCACTAGCGTGATCGCCGCCAGCGTGCCGAGAATGGTTGCCGCCGTTGCCGACAGGACGCCAACGCGGACCGTGACCCAGGCCGCATCCAGCAGGGCGTCATTGTGCATCAACGACACGTACCACTTGGTCGAGAAGCCACCCCAGACGGTGACGAGTTTCGACTCGTTGAAGGAGAAGATCACCAGGAGCACGATCGGCAGATAGAGAAAGGCGAAGCCGAGCGTGACCGAGATGATGTTGAAGCGTGTCCAGCGTAGCATCGCTTATCTCCCCTGCTCGTCGGCTTTGGCCTGGGCGTTCTGGAAGAACACGATCGGCACTACGAGGATCAAGAGAAGGATGGTCGCCACGGCCGAAGACACCGGCCAGTCGCGGTTGG encodes the following:
- a CDS encoding PAS domain-containing sensor histidine kinase; this translates as MPAVQYPFIDIAVHQRVRERFSRGEAMVLFSADLTRLLWANGTGAELFGHSAVYDLLDQGVGNGDITFRQLETTARQLTSTGDSRNLMIRIVKGFQRVPVQAVVERIALSTGERAILFSVPVAGKALPASASAAQMIQGLDDPDTHMAVIGAEGEVIASSPGYASLGITQQTAKSLTGLAAAHPDRLVKRPVATGKGYLPAAVGKLSDEPVLNLLFAVETVLGHLDPIDAAVPEPALSTAAVNHIEPPKFDEALNAVAGIEDVEEVLESVAEAEEPVAEEPEVEELVADVEAQADLAEGAVEEEETLPEAAELEATAAEDDGPIAIEPEPNVVLDAEPLDAPAEDVAEEEPVSAVSEEPEQESVPEVAPVEAVAAEPSSGFKFQPNSRATRFVWKIDSAGCFSEVSNEFAEAVGPNAANVIGVAFSDISALFNLDPEGKIAEALERRDTWSGKTIHWPIEGTSLVVPVDLAALPTYTRQREFDGFRGFGVVRLSDAAEDPLALGLTLGPDGIGRDAASLDQPVDVPEEPIAEEPATVEAEAPAPVEIPLPREEPPVLRMAETPSRRLTDKIVQLHNAGPGLSAAEQANFREIAKRLEAFGVRDTEDEAGEPVQPETPAAANDAAPVEIETAAPAEEISGTEDVASFEAANENDDVSAEAAEDEAVADDSDDDATEGLPETSVSPLDMLSSVIPPRVKMTDGLSSATVDQLPVAVLIHAGDELMHANPEFMRLTGYASLEALDEVGGLDALLQRRELEENTGRPGAMMLVTADDSLVPVTARLQSVRWEDASALMLALMPVEAKDVPPAKVEEEPRQENRSDRMVEKVAKLQVEVEELRSILETATDGVVVIGAEGDIRSMNRSASALFNYDEEETRGKPFVMLFAHESQKAVLDYLNGLSGHGVASVLNDGREVIGREASGGFVPLFMTMGRLTSSSGYCAVIRDITQWKRTEDELRSAKGAAETANAHKTDFLARISHEIRTPLNAIIGFSDMMASERFGPIGHPRYIEYANDIGRSGRHVLDIVNDLLDISKIEAGEMDLDFASVGLNDAVSEAVALVQPQANGQRVIIRTALSQSVPNVVADLRSVKQIALNILSNAIRFTPSGGQIVVSTSYESNGSVVLRVRDTGIGMTRSELDQAMKPFRQVSAQSRHRGDGTGLGLPLTKAMVDANRAIFAINSAPNEGTLVEITFPSQRVLAG
- a CDS encoding DUF4174 domain-containing protein; amino-acid sequence: MSKTLLYGATKVDETNVAYAAIASLEQFQWKNRVFVIFSDRDNSRAARQENQLLADRPALDERDMIVLKVAGNSVKPVFGSAEPIAAEALRTELDAPDAGDFHAVLIGKDGTVKLKVSEPVSNGELFAIIDSMPMRAAEALKPDN
- a CDS encoding AsmA family protein → MSTSRQPKWRKKMAPVSRWLPGITRLATLLLLISAVIFVALRVAAPFVVSTGMVRSGIEDALSRWTGYKAEIKGSPELEFWPTPRITLHQIAIRQPPNAGNKLLGTIDSLSADFSLIEALRGHASFHEFHLLRPNLSLTRDQQGLIDWTYAGQLAKAIDGAHQDGNAQVLDRKLDAEVGAITVEDGTLNVTDLATSKTYHFEGVTADINWPRLSSGMSAVLIARTAGQDLKLDFSSRNPLLVFGGKTTELKASLASNLVTASFSGLGSITNLTGLSGNISATIGDMPALLAWSGKSIPGIESLKSFSISSDVLSAANGLRFNNVTLGLNGATATGVMDISSVRNNRAKLGGTLAFDTMNLKPFFDAFALRLAAGEETATPDGGPLQRLDLDLRFSAKEMQLAPFNLSDVGASVIVSSNEAKFDIGDSQFEGGTMLAHLEATRGDFDGGGKLQMSIRGADFGALVERLQLKGPLPLTTGSLDLNLKTAKPLWTAGLGDVTGQLTFHAGTGSIANLDVEAIRNQSAQQKFFPLSAAGDHSFPFTEAQLTANFSAGSAELEDVSIKGAVETLTLSGIIPYESNGLALSGSLQATDDTRAAELPLLPFFIGGSWPNPVISPVPVLTQPAPSAQ
- a CDS encoding acetoacetate--CoA ligase; translated protein: MNDTVPLWTPSREFIEKSPMHAFMQRCNEAFGLSLQDYAGLHAWSIAEREHFWSTLWDFCGVRGERGERVLADGDLMLKARFFPDARLNFAENLLRNSGEGDALIFRNEDKVQDRWSWNRLHETVSKLQQAYRALGIGEGDRIAAMMPNMPETIACMLAAASIGAIWSSCSPDFGEQGVLDRFGQIGPKLFIACDAYWYNGKLQDVSAKVATVAGKLQAPAMIVHYAGDADAVAAATPGAKTFAAMIAAYQAKSVEFAQLPFAHPLYILFSSGTTGVPKCIVHSAGGTLLQHLKEHRLHCGIEPGDKLFYFTTCGWMMWNWLASGLAAGATLCLFDGSPFAPDGNVLFDYAEAEKFAVFGTSAKYIDAVRKSGLTPRSSHDLSSLRLMTSTGSPLSPEGFTFVYEGIKEDIQLASISGGTDIVSCFVLGNPLQPVWRGEIQGAGLGLAVDVWNDDAKPVRQEKGELVCTKAFPSMPVGFWNDADGAKYRAAYFERFDNIWCHGDFAEWTEHGGLVIHGRSDATLNPGGVRIGTAEIYNQVEQMEEVAEALCIGQDWDDDVRVVLFVRLAPGVTLSEDLSKAIKNRIRTGASPRHVPAKIIAVADIPRTKSGKIVELAVREVVHGRPVKNKEALANPEALELFAGLAELNV
- a CDS encoding helix-turn-helix transcriptional regulator; the encoded protein is MSISLKNLDQSKATAISAINVAAEVKKAREAVGYSVDDLAVTCGLVAAEITEIENGEHADPAKLKRIAAALQVPVSAFVPM
- a CDS encoding LysR family transcriptional regulator — translated: MNWDDVRIFLAVARTGQILAASKRLGLNHATLSRRLTSLEEALKTRLFVRRTNGCELTAEGEIFLASAERMETEMLAAQANLGRTDTAIAGTVRIGAPDGFGVSFLAPRMGRLIERHPELKIQLVPVPRSFSLSQREADIAITLERPEQGRLVSAKLTDYTLGLYASQSYADANGLPADAEALKQHRRIGYVEDLLFSQSLNFTGEVMRNWDAAFEISSATGQTEAVLSGAGIGILHDYIARQHDKLIRILPEISIRRAYWTTFHESARELVRVRTVSDFLQELVAADRHIFL
- a CDS encoding antibiotic biosynthesis monooxygenase; this encodes MSEDRVVRMAEIEIDIRHLDAYRALLAEEISASVAFEDGVLSLSAVAVVGSPEKIRILEVYANREAYEAHLQTPHFLKYKTGTAGMVTSLTLLDVEPIIMCSKP
- a CDS encoding phasin, yielding MATIKTDDVFSMAAFDPSKFAESFRDFAEKGAQQSRDAYSKMKSAGEEAGKTLEATVQTAQAGSVEIGLKAIDALRTNAENSLSHMEALLGVKSIAEFVELQTAFVRKQAELTVEQAKSMQETSKQVAEKLAKPSKEAAEKVMASFKVA